In a genomic window of Lepisosteus oculatus isolate fLepOcu1 chromosome 5, fLepOcu1.hap2, whole genome shotgun sequence:
- the LOC102692189 gene encoding uroplakin-1b, translating into MVAKSDIGVRCFQAFLAWGNFVIACCGLALMAMCIFFIFDRDHLYVLVYATGNDSIWRAAWIGLFTGFALFCTAVFGMYAVLKSKRGLLLVYILLMIFIFAFEVASAITAATHKDWFVPNLFLKQMLENYNKPLPQNLPSTQDEIYKNSGITSTWNMIMTEYQCCGVYGPQDWLQYNSQFRQQNSDSEYPWPRQCCLQDGTGGIVNVNACKIGVEPYLFTQGCYDYIAGPLIRQGLGVSWFGFAILCWTFFVVIGVMFYYTQLDS; encoded by the exons ATGGTGGCCAAATCTGACATCGGCGTTCGCTGTTTTCAAGCCTTCCTCGCGTGGGGCAACTTCGTCATTGCG TGCTGTGGCCTTGCGCTGATGGCCATGTGCATCTTCTTCATCTTTGATCGGGACCACCTGTACGTCCTGGTGTACGCTACGGGCAATGACAGCATCTGGAGAGCGGCCTGGATCGGCCTGTTCACGGGCTTCGCTCTCTTCTGCACGGCTGTGTTTGGGATGTACGCCGTCTTGAAGTCCAAAAGGGGGCTCCTGCTTGTG tatattctactgatgattttcatcTTTGCTTTTGAAGTGGCATCTGCCATCACAGCAGCGACACACAAAGActgg TTTGTTCCGAATCTCTTCCTTAAACAAATGTTGGAGAACTACAACAAGCCACTGCCCCAAAATCTGCCAAGCACTCAGGACGAAATCTACAAGAACAGTGGCATTACCAGCACGTGGAACATGATCATGACTGAG TACCAATGCTGTGGTGTATATGGACCTCAGGACTGGCTGCAGTACAACTCCCAGTTCAGACAGCAGAACTCGGACTCCGAGTACCCCTGGCCCAGACAGTGCTGTCTGCAGGATGGAACTGGAGGCATTGTGAACGTGAATGCCTGCAAGATTGGGGTGGAGCCCTACCTCTTCACTCAG GGCTGCTATGATTACATTGCTGGCCCTTTGATTCGACAAGGATTGGGTGTCTCCTGGTTTGGTTTTGCCATCTTGTGTTGGACG